TCTGGATATTTGACTTTGCTTTCTTCTGAATAAAATCCACCTTTAATTGGCTTATCCTGATAGTCTACAAGCTTATATGTTGTTGGATTTGTTTTCTGTACTgtcttaattgtaaaaatttccgTCGTCCAGTTAGGTGTGTAATCATTCTCAAACACATGTTTGTACTTGCTGATTAGAACTTTGTCTCcgactttgaatttattttttcgtgcttGTTGCTGATCTTGAAGAGGTTTGTATATTCTTTCCAGCAGTTCTTTTTCATTAGCAGCAGTTACATCAGCaggtttcattttaattgtccGATGTTTGGTATTATTGTAAGTATCCAATAAGTCTTCTAgtatattaattcatttaaaggTACCACGTGCAGAAAATTCAcgccacattttatttttaagtgtcCTATTAAATCGTTCACATATGGACGCCTTCAAGTTGCTGAATGTCGAGTACATATTGATGTTTTTTCGTTGCATAAGTTCttgaaattctttattataaaattctttgcctTGGTCAACGTGCAGATTTTTTGGAACACGACCTAGTTGAAATATAGATTTAATTGCACTGGTGACATCACTGCCACTTTTACTCTTAATCGGTACAGCCCAagcatactttgaaaaaatatctataacagTTAGCAGATATTTGTTTCCTTTGTTTACTGTTGCATAAGGAATCATTTCAACTAAGTCAGCTTGCCAAGTTTCATCAAGTGCTCGTATGTCAACATGACGACGTTGATAATTTCTGCGTGCTGGTCTGTGCAACTCATACGCTATTACTGATTTCTTGTCCTCCATTGTTAACAAAAATTCTAGCTTCCAATTCTTTTATTCGCTGTGTATTTCTACTGATTAAGTCTTTTTGTAACTTTAtacgttttattttaacttttagttcttgattttctttttttaatagctttaCAGCAGAGTTGAGTGTTACCACTTGAGAGTGTAAATGTCAAATGATCTCAGACTGATCATTCCTTACACTATCATACATTAAAGATAGCTCGTGATATACAAGATCAcgtgtaaaatttacagttgcTGCATCTCTATCTTCAGCAGGTTTGCCAACATGACACAGTCTCTTGCGCTCAACATCATACGGTCCGTCAACAGTTACTTGAAATCCTCGTCCAGGTGGTCCTGGCGATCCACTGATTGCAGCACCAGTTGGTAGTGAACGTCCAAATATATTGATACTCATTTTTTGCTCTTTTCACTTTAACAGTCAGCAAATAAATGGCATAAATTTGACACAGCAGatgctaataaataattcccgCTTCTCGTAGCTCTTCGATAATTGATATGATTTCATTGGTGTGACTTGGATTTCCAGCTCCTTGAGATGCCATGAGTAAACGCAGACGGTCAACTAGTTCATTTGGATCATCCCAGTAGACATAATCCATAcgtgattttttctttttcgcaaTCATAAAATTCAGTAATCCTTTACCTCTTGATAAGTTTGCATTTTTATCGAGAAAATcggcaatataattattatacttgatTGTCGAGTCTTCATAAAAACTACCAtctggtttataattttttctatgagtatttgtcattttaataatttcaagacatttatttttatcattctgcGTGACTTTTGAATCATCTGGcgattttcaaataataattccacTAAACCAGGAGTaacagagtaatttttatttttttttctaatcttaTTATcgtcaaaagttatttcagaatcaccaatataaaaatcattaaaacgtCGACGAATACCATATCTCATATCAATATCTTTACTTCTTCTGTACACTTTAgctaaatatgattttatttcaccACTCACTGGCTTAGCGGGGGTACTCGATGCAGCAGAAAATACTTGTGTTTCTTCCAGAGTCCCACTTCTATCTTCAGAGataatactattataattactggCATCATCAAATTCTGTATCATTATTCACCGTTGAATTATCATCTTTAAATTCTTCTTTGACTTCTTGCTTGATTTCTTGTTTAATTTTACGCTTAGACGACTCGACTAAACTCTGCAGAGGTGTAACAATAGGCTTAAACATTTCACCCATTGCCTTGTCAGCTGTGTCTTTACCTAACTTGAGCATTCTGTGCTTTCGTCGGATAGCATCACTAGCCTGGGATATCTGATGTAAGACATCTCTCTGCTTTGAAAGCTCCTCGGTCTTCATGTTGATGGGTTAAAGTTCACTTAATCTCTGATGACTATTTATCAAGTACAacttaatttatactaataaaaCAGTCAAATCCTTTTCTATATCTACCACTATTTAGTTCAGTGTCTTTGTCAATCACGACAAAACCATATTTACCATCAACATCATTCCAACATGCTGAACACAAgtctttgaataaattgtatgACATGTCAGTATTTACATGATCATCATACACATGCTTCGAGTTAATTTTATCTTGTCGAAAGAGAACTATAAAATTTGCATTGTCACGTATGAAATGCTTAGGAATATGTGTATAAGTCTGACAGAGATAAAAACTGTCAACATCTTTATGTCGACCCATACAAAAGTATGCTCTGATATGATCTTGTTTTTCACAAGCGACATCATCAAATATCATCAACGAGTTTGGTTTTGCATCTTCAGGTTTTAGTGCTTCTTCGTGCtcgttgaatgtaaaaaattcaataccttTAATTGGTTTAAGTagtgattctaaaaatttatatttcggtTGTTTCAGAGATTTCGAGCagagataattattatcaaatctcAAGCCATTGGGGTGTATGATGAGTGAGAGTAGAGCATATGTTTTTCCGCAATTTGATGGACCACAAAATATAGCGCGTACACTGTTTGGCAATAAAGCGCCGtgtcttttaacttttttcactCCAGTACCTTGaacaatttgatcaaaatttattactggtAACTTGGCTGCTTGACTTTTAAACTCCATGTTGCCAGTTTGCGATCACAACAACAACTTACTCAGCGAGCTATAAGTACCAGGTTTGATATCATTTTAAGTCAGTCATGATGCTGTTACTAT
This genomic window from Microplitis demolitor isolate Queensland-Clemson2020A chromosome 6, iyMicDemo2.1a, whole genome shotgun sequence contains:
- the LOC128668044 gene encoding uncharacterized protein LOC128668044, with product MKPADVTAANEKELLERIYKPLQDQQQARKNKFKVGDKVLISKYKHVFENDYTPNWTTEIFTIKTVQKTNPTTYKLVDYQDKPIKGGFYSEESKVKYPDVYLVEKIIKNVEINCT